The genomic region GTTGGTCAGCGCCACGTGGACGGGCTCCTTCCGTGCCGCGTTGGGCACGTAGTCCAGATCGCATTCTGGATCCGGATACTCGTAGTTGATCGTGGGGGGGATGATTCCCTCGTCGATGGCCTTGACACAGACGATAGCCTCGACCGCTCCGGCGGCGCCCAGGAGGTGCCCGGTCATGGACTTCGTCGACGATACCGGAACGCTATAGGCTGCCTCGCCGAACACGGTCTTGATCGCGATCGTCTCGAGTCGGTCGTTGGCCGGGGTGGAAGTCCCGTGGGCGTTGATGTAGTCGACGTCGGACGCCGAGCAGCCCGCCTTCCGAAGGGCGATCTGCATCGCGCGGGCCGCCCCCTCCCCTCCTTCGGACGGCGCCGTGATGTGGTAGGCGTCGTCGGTTGCGCCGTATCCAGCAACCTCCGCGTAGACGCGCGCCCCACGCGCGCGGGCGAAGCTCTCCGCTTCGAGCACCAGCGCGCCACCGCCTTCGGCCATGACAAACCCGTCGCGTTCGCGGTCGAACGGGCGCGACGCTCGCTCTGGCTCGTCGTTGCGCGTCGAGAGCGCTTTCATAGCGGCGAATCCGGCAACGCCGATGGGCAAGATGCCCGCCTCCGAACCCCCAGCGATCATCACCTTGGCGTCTCCGCGCTTGATGATCTCCGCCGCCTCACCGATGGTGTGGGCGCTCGTTGCGCAAGCTGACACGACGGCATAGTTTGGCCCGCGAGCGCCCGTTGCGATCGCGACGTGTCCGGCGGCGAGGTCTGGGAGGAACATCGGGATGAGGAACGGGCTGACCCGGTGCGGTCCGCGTGTCCGGAGCACTTCGATCTGATCGGCGAGGGTGATCATGCCACCGACGGCCGAGCCGAACAGAACGCCCACGTGTTCCGAGATCGACTCGTCGATCTCCAGGCCGGAGTCCTCGAGGGCCTCGCGCGATGCGACGAGAGCGAGCTGGCAGAACCGGTCGAGCCGCTTTGCCTCTTTGAAGGAAAGGGCATCCTCGGGGCTGAAGCCCTTGATCTCGCCCGCGATTCGGCAATCAAAGCCCGTGGTGTCGAATCGCGTGATCGGGCCAACGCCCGGCTTGCCTTCGACGATCCCGTCCCACGTGGTGGAAAGCGTGGTCCCCAGGGGCGTGATCGTGCCGAGGCCTGTGACCACGACGCGCTCCGTCACGGCCTGTACCCCGCCGTCGAGGGCATGCTAGCCTCTGCCAATCGCATGCCGAACGAGCTGGCTGGTGGCGCGAGCGTCCAGGTCCTCGATGCGATAGCAGGGCCCGTTCAGCCAGGTCGCCAGCCGGGATGCGAGGCCGATGCGGAAGTGCTCCGCTTCCGTGTCCACGACCATGGAATTGACGTTGAGCTCGCGGATCTTTCCGGAGACGCGTCGAACGTCTTCGATCGGGTCGCTCCCGTGCAACGCCACGTTGGCGCGCCCGTCCGACACCACGATGAGGAGCGGAAGGACGCCCCGGTCCCGCGAAATCTCCTGCTCCAGCAGCTCGCCAGCGACGCGAAGGCCGTCGGCGAGCGGGGTCCGGCCTCCCGTCGGAAGCTGCTGAAGGATCCGCTCAGCGCGCTGCACGCTGTTCGTCGGACTGAGCACGAGCTCTGCCTGCGAGCCGTGAAACGTGATGAGCGCGACCCGATCTCGCTTCTGGTAGGCGTCGGTGAGGAGCGATAGGATGGCGCCCTTGGTCATGACCATGTGGTTCTCGACGCCCATGCTTCCGCTCGTGTCGAGCACGAAGACGATGAGGTTCGAGATCTTGCGCTCGCGCACCTTCTCGCGGATGTCCCACCGCTTCAGGCGAAAGGCAGTTCCTTCGGGCTCCGCTTCTCTGCGCTCCTGCTGATACACCGCGGCGGCCCGGACCGTCGCGTCGAGCGCCAGAGAGTGCGCCTTCTCCTTGGGCACCGCGCCACGGATGTACCGCCCGACAGGCTCGGTGTTCGTGACACTCGTGCGTC from Chloroflexota bacterium harbors:
- the fabF gene encoding beta-ketoacyl-ACP synthase II, translated to MVTGLGTITPLGTTLSTTWDGIVEGKPGVGPITRFDTTGFDCRIAGEIKGFSPEDALSFKEAKRLDRFCQLALVASREALEDSGLEIDESISEHVGVLFGSAVGGMITLADQIEVLRTRGPHRVSPFLIPMFLPDLAAGHVAIATGARGPNYAVVSACATSAHTIGEAAEIIKRGDAKVMIAGGSEAGILPIGVAGFAAMKALSTRNDEPERASRPFDRERDGFVMAEGGGALVLEAESFARARGARVYAEVAGYGATDDAYHITAPSEGGEGAARAMQIALRKAGCSASDVDYINAHGTSTPANDRLETIAIKTVFGEAAYSVPVSSTKSMTGHLLGAAGAVEAIVCVKAIDEGIIPPTINYEYPDPECDLDYVPNAARKEPVHVALTNSLGFGGHNASLVFRRYQ